One segment of Stenotrophomonas sp. SAU14A_NAIMI4_8 DNA contains the following:
- a CDS encoding CS1 type fimbrial major subunit, producing the protein MHIFKKAALAAALVTASLSANAAETHITILADVDPTLALLQADGSPLPDAVKLDHAPGRGLIPWSQQVRIYSNDIDKDIEVRLINEPVLVGDAAGTPSVPLSVSLNSRELGLAATDYLAVDLFDGALPGASVAMPLQIAQKTPGAITVADRFQGMVSIAMKQKTASP; encoded by the coding sequence ATGCACATCTTCAAGAAGGCCGCGCTGGCTGCAGCGCTGGTCACCGCTTCGCTGTCCGCGAATGCCGCCGAAACCCACATCACCATCCTGGCCGACGTCGACCCGACCCTGGCCCTGTTGCAGGCCGACGGCAGCCCGCTGCCGGATGCCGTCAAGCTGGACCACGCGCCGGGCCGTGGCCTGATTCCGTGGTCGCAGCAGGTGCGCATCTATTCCAACGACATCGATAAGGACATCGAAGTGCGCCTGATCAATGAGCCGGTGCTGGTTGGCGATGCCGCCGGTACGCCGTCGGTGCCGCTGTCGGTCAGCCTGAACAGCCGTGAGCTGGGCCTGGCCGCCACCGACTATCTGGCCGTCGATCTGTTCGACGGCGCGCTGCCGGGCGCGTCGGTCGCCATGCCGCTGCAGATCGCGCAGAAGACCCCGGGCGCCATCACCGTGGCCGACCGCTTCCAGGGCATGGTCAGCATCGCCATGAAGCAGAAGACCGCCAGCCCGTAA
- a CDS encoding citrate synthase, translating to MSDLDQVTLNAGDKSVVLPVIKPTLGNDCVDIAKLTKETGFFTYDSGFTATASCKSAITYIDGDKGVLLYRGYPIEQLSEKSSYVEVAYLLINGERPSAEQLKAFTDELTAEANVDDSVNALIASFAKDAHPMAILAAAIAQLSAIYHDSLDLSDAEQRRQAAVRLIAKVPTLSALIYRHGKGLPANKPDTSLDYVSRFLKQTFESADGQYDLNPDVVKALDLLFILHADHEQNASTSTVRLVGSTGANPYASVAAGVTALWGPAHGGANEAVLKMLEEIGSADNVESAVVKAKDKTSGFRLMGFGHRVYKNFDPRAKVIGEMTSKVLKQLGVQDPLLDVAVKLEQAALQDEYFVARKLYPNVDFYSGIIYKALQIPTEMFTVMFALGRTSGWVAHWLEQQVDPEMKIGRPRQVYTGSDVRDYQG from the coding sequence GTGTCCGATCTTGATCAGGTCACGCTCAACGCCGGCGACAAGTCGGTCGTTCTGCCCGTCATCAAACCCACCCTTGGCAACGACTGCGTCGACATCGCGAAGCTGACCAAGGAAACGGGGTTCTTCACCTACGATTCCGGCTTCACCGCCACCGCCAGCTGCAAGTCGGCCATCACCTACATCGATGGCGACAAGGGCGTGCTGCTGTACCGCGGCTACCCGATCGAACAGCTGTCGGAAAAGTCGAGCTACGTCGAAGTGGCCTACCTGCTGATCAACGGCGAGCGTCCCAGCGCCGAGCAGCTGAAGGCCTTCACCGATGAGCTGACCGCCGAAGCCAACGTCGACGATTCGGTCAACGCGCTGATCGCCAGCTTCGCCAAGGATGCCCACCCGATGGCCATCCTGGCAGCCGCCATCGCGCAGCTGTCGGCCATCTACCACGACTCGCTGGACCTGTCCGACGCCGAACAGCGCCGCCAGGCCGCCGTGCGCCTGATCGCCAAGGTGCCGACCCTGTCGGCGCTGATCTACCGCCACGGCAAGGGCCTGCCGGCCAACAAGCCGGACACCTCGCTGGATTACGTCAGCCGCTTCCTGAAGCAGACCTTCGAGTCGGCTGACGGCCAGTACGATCTGAACCCGGACGTGGTGAAGGCGCTGGATCTGCTGTTCATCCTGCATGCCGACCACGAGCAGAACGCCTCGACCTCGACCGTGCGCCTGGTCGGTTCGACCGGTGCCAACCCGTACGCGTCGGTCGCCGCTGGCGTGACCGCGCTGTGGGGTCCGGCCCACGGCGGCGCCAACGAAGCCGTGCTGAAGATGCTGGAAGAGATCGGTTCGGCCGACAACGTCGAATCGGCCGTGGTGAAGGCCAAGGACAAGACCTCCGGCTTCCGCCTGATGGGCTTCGGCCACCGCGTGTACAAGAACTTCGACCCGCGCGCCAAGGTCATCGGTGAAATGACCAGCAAGGTGCTCAAGCAGCTGGGCGTGCAGGATCCGCTGCTGGACGTGGCCGTGAAGCTGGAACAGGCCGCGCTGCAGGACGAGTACTTCGTGGCCCGCAAGCTGTACCCGAACGTCGATTTCTACAGCGGCATCATCTACAAGGCGCTGCAGATCCCGACCGAAATGTTCACCGTCATGTTCGCCCTGGGCCGTACCTCCGGCTGGGTGGCGCATTGGCTGGAACAGCAGGTTGACCCGGAAATGAAGATCGGCCGTCCGCGCCAGGTCTACACCGGCAGCGACGTGCGCGACTACCAGGGCTGA
- a CDS encoding type B 50S ribosomal protein L31: MKADIHPNYRDVVFEDVTSDFKILTRSTMATKETTTWTDGNEYPLVKVEISSASHPFYTGKHKVIDTSGRIDKFQKRYAR, from the coding sequence ATGAAGGCCGATATCCATCCGAACTACCGCGACGTCGTCTTCGAAGACGTCACCTCCGATTTCAAGATCCTGACCCGCTCGACCATGGCGACCAAGGAAACCACCACCTGGACCGACGGTAACGAATACCCGCTGGTCAAGGTCGAAATTTCCTCGGCTTCGCACCCGTTCTACACGGGCAAGCACAAGGTCATCGACACCTCGGGCCGTATCGACAAGTTCCAGAAGCGCTACGCGCGCTGA
- a CDS encoding nucleoside hydrolase has product MTHKIPLLIDTDPGVDDALALLMAFADERHDVVALTIAAGNVGLDYTVRNALKLCDIVGRTDVPVFAGSPDPLLHPSVDAAHVHGRDGYGDVDLPPPSRQAETEHAALAILRLSHQYAGELMLVMLGPLTNLALALKLDPTLPQRIKRIVVMGGAVTCHGNITPAAEFNIAFDPEAAHVVFTSFKHLLVSDWEATVAHGLPLEQAEQWLQADSDRARFYELISRKTRALSEDAKGGRWYTADAVAMAWALNPEGQLQVESRPLNVELNGTFSRGATIVDWNRQTGQPDNCDLLMAYDQARFEALVRQALGAV; this is encoded by the coding sequence ATGACCCACAAGATCCCGCTGTTGATCGACACCGACCCCGGTGTGGACGACGCCCTGGCCCTGCTGATGGCCTTCGCCGACGAACGGCATGACGTGGTCGCCCTGACCATCGCCGCCGGCAATGTCGGCCTCGACTACACCGTCCGCAACGCCCTCAAGCTCTGCGACATCGTCGGCCGCACCGACGTGCCGGTGTTCGCTGGCAGCCCCGACCCGCTGCTGCACCCCTCGGTGGATGCCGCCCACGTGCACGGCCGCGACGGCTACGGCGACGTGGACCTGCCGCCGCCCAGCCGCCAGGCCGAAACCGAGCACGCCGCGCTGGCCATCCTGCGCCTGTCGCACCAGTACGCCGGCGAGCTGATGCTGGTCATGCTGGGCCCGCTGACCAACCTGGCCCTGGCACTGAAGCTGGACCCGACCCTGCCCCAGCGCATCAAGCGCATCGTGGTGATGGGCGGGGCGGTCACCTGCCACGGCAACATCACCCCGGCAGCCGAATTCAACATCGCCTTCGATCCGGAAGCGGCGCACGTGGTGTTCACCTCGTTCAAGCACCTGCTGGTGTCGGACTGGGAAGCCACCGTCGCCCACGGCCTGCCGCTGGAGCAGGCCGAGCAGTGGCTGCAGGCCGATTCCGACCGCGCGCGCTTCTACGAACTGATCTCGCGCAAGACCCGCGCGCTGTCCGAAGACGCCAAGGGCGGCCGCTGGTACACCGCCGACGCGGTGGCCATGGCTTGGGCGCTGAACCCGGAAGGGCAGCTGCAGGTGGAATCGCGTCCGCTGAACGTGGAGCTGAACGGAACGTTCAGCCGCGGCGCCACCATCGTCGACTGGAACCGCCAGACCGGCCAGCCCGACAACTGCGATCTGCTGATGGCCTACGACCAGGCCCGTTTCGAGGCCCTGGTACGCCAGGCCCTGGGCGCGGTCTGA
- a CDS encoding CfaE/CblD family pilus tip adhesin has product MSRRLWWWLVLFCALVVMVPRAMAQRPPETHPTDEHRDIVMTWDRSAMPGDIVLWAPRTLLAYDHVDLGKRYGELHLTCVSDSSAERGRCPVEGIRDQNLGLKPIALTFVEQRSQMHKEVRISGGLSRAMDNRACLGDFWQSGIFAPWSTYFTVCPGANAAGTGAQLALEMPELIELVAGIWTATLELRANTPDARNLATYTYRFTLTITDYDAVSIYLPEFQEAAPTVGLNLSYDPIARTVGGRAHLEMCLYDGLGSQSEYLGVTVRDSGTRPPGPTGYSVWHTDGAGGDSQRMDYTVTLDHNGARIPLRNGVEEQLRNIDTARLRLVMLPGMSQPVFCVPTPLTLDTPRVPIDEKRSGAYQGDLKVELRLPTSRP; this is encoded by the coding sequence ATGAGCCGGCGGCTGTGGTGGTGGCTGGTGCTGTTCTGCGCGCTGGTGGTGATGGTGCCGCGCGCGATGGCGCAACGGCCGCCGGAGACGCACCCGACTGATGAGCATCGCGACATCGTGATGACGTGGGATCGGTCTGCGATGCCGGGGGACATTGTGTTGTGGGCTCCGCGCACGCTGTTGGCGTACGACCATGTGGATCTGGGCAAGCGCTACGGCGAGCTGCATCTGACGTGTGTTTCTGATAGCAGCGCGGAGAGGGGGCGGTGCCCTGTGGAGGGGATTAGAGATCAGAACCTCGGGCTGAAGCCAATTGCTCTTACGTTCGTGGAACAGCGCTCACAGATGCATAAGGAAGTGCGCATCAGTGGCGGCCTTTCCCGCGCAATGGACAACAGAGCCTGTTTGGGCGACTTCTGGCAATCGGGGATCTTCGCGCCTTGGTCGACCTACTTCACTGTCTGTCCGGGGGCTAACGCTGCGGGAACCGGTGCTCAGCTTGCTCTTGAAATGCCGGAGCTAATCGAACTTGTCGCAGGCATCTGGACCGCAACGCTCGAACTCCGCGCGAACACCCCCGACGCCCGCAACCTCGCCACGTACACCTACCGTTTCACGCTCACCATCACCGACTACGACGCGGTCTCCATCTACCTGCCTGAATTCCAGGAAGCCGCGCCCACCGTAGGCCTCAATCTCAGCTACGACCCCATTGCCCGAACGGTCGGTGGCCGCGCGCACCTGGAGATGTGCCTGTATGACGGCCTCGGTTCGCAGAGCGAGTACCTCGGCGTCACCGTGCGCGACAGCGGCACGCGGCCTCCCGGTCCCACCGGCTATTCGGTCTGGCACACCGACGGCGCCGGTGGTGACAGCCAACGCATGGACTACACCGTCACCCTCGATCACAACGGCGCACGCATTCCATTGCGCAACGGGGTGGAGGAACAACTCCGCAACATCGATACGGCGCGGCTGCGTCTGGTGATGTTGCCCGGGATGTCGCAGCCGGTGTTCTGCGTGCCCACGCCGCTCACCCTCGATACCCCACGCGTGCCCATCGACGAGAAACGCTCTGGTGCCTACCAGGGTGATCTGAAGGTCGAACTGCGCCTGCCCACCTCCCGCCCTTGA
- a CDS encoding TcfC E-set like domain-containing protein, whose translation MNVPAPAVTRLAFALALSLAAPMVAARGVPAGFEDLVEGQTEQLDVRLFGRSSGLLPVRVTLDHVQLEAPAEALQALQLPAEAQAALLPALSQPLPRNSHLACRYGGAAAGCGYLDPPEDPTAVRALYDEGEGAVRLFVARQWIPGEPAAQRHHQVSANAENAFLHQQTVNLSGGRDYQALAAQGTGVLGLFERGHVSANWTFSHQRYRNQRTRHDFQMDNAYYRHDIGPEHYLQAGRMDRRNLSSPQGGTFSFSMLPLDRFQGLRIGTTQAYVDSEAAVQATPLTVLLARDARVDAFDGQRLLQTYYLQAGINQIDTRRFPFGNYTVTLRIYEDGVLVRSEDAPFDKGGDWADSSVQWFLQGGRRSERRSAQFDGEMSAMGGVRVPLGRSATVTAGVADLGGFSYGELRVDLRRLFATQEIRASFSGMHGSDGSSGQQYQLSYRRRASWNLYQQRMRGKACEFRDDARDQLGCVDSLSASVALPVAGGNAYLAYTRRQSWRQGVGVPGDIDDPLYGLDPLLPPWAPQPSREPQLSRTWQASYNRSQRWGDFSASTRLGVWQQHNDGSLRSSRDRGVFLTLTLTRLQQGERGNAQRRYGLDLRQPQHQRPDLTYSVAQSLRQDHDDQFRELSAELRGNNSDRYSATLSAQVQNRIGHTGATVSRYQQRGRDEMAYSATHSSGVALGSRGLYWGGGLGADAGLAVQVDGTDDLELTGVAAELQVGGLRRQRLQLGERRLLPLPAYQSHRAEVQDASALDSIASIRLSGAGGARPLFLPPGKLMRMPVPIEVTYTFIGNAQDLAGTPLRGARILNAPVPGTGSNGGFVADFPRRETVLYLLQDDRLLQCPLQIRERRQVVLLVGAVRCEPLNVAQLPADIRQQARVTRLLQEKALIASSQQAAAGGAR comes from the coding sequence ATGAACGTTCCCGCCCCCGCCGTTACCCGGCTGGCGTTCGCGCTTGCCTTGTCGCTGGCTGCGCCCATGGTCGCCGCGCGCGGCGTTCCCGCCGGCTTCGAGGATCTGGTTGAAGGCCAGACCGAGCAGCTGGACGTGCGCCTGTTCGGCCGCTCCAGCGGCCTGCTGCCCGTGCGCGTCACCCTGGACCACGTGCAGCTGGAAGCGCCCGCCGAGGCACTGCAGGCGTTGCAGCTGCCCGCCGAAGCGCAGGCCGCGCTGCTGCCGGCGCTGTCGCAGCCGCTGCCACGCAACAGCCACCTGGCCTGCCGCTATGGCGGTGCCGCCGCCGGTTGCGGCTATCTCGATCCCCCGGAGGACCCCACCGCCGTGCGCGCACTGTATGACGAGGGCGAGGGCGCCGTGCGCCTGTTTGTCGCCCGCCAATGGATTCCCGGCGAACCCGCCGCGCAGCGCCACCACCAGGTCAGCGCGAATGCCGAGAACGCCTTCCTGCACCAGCAGACGGTGAACCTGAGTGGCGGCCGCGATTACCAGGCGCTGGCCGCACAGGGTACCGGCGTGCTGGGCCTGTTCGAGCGCGGCCACGTCTCGGCCAACTGGACCTTCAGCCACCAGCGCTACCGCAACCAGCGCACGCGGCACGACTTCCAGATGGACAACGCCTATTACCGGCATGACATCGGCCCCGAGCACTACCTGCAGGCCGGGCGCATGGACCGCCGCAATCTGTCCAGCCCGCAAGGCGGCACCTTCAGCTTCAGCATGCTGCCGCTGGACCGCTTCCAGGGCCTGCGCATCGGCACCACCCAGGCCTACGTGGACAGCGAGGCGGCCGTGCAGGCCACGCCGCTGACCGTGCTGCTGGCGCGCGATGCACGCGTCGATGCCTTCGACGGCCAGCGCCTGCTGCAGACCTATTACTTGCAGGCCGGCATCAACCAGATCGATACGCGCCGCTTCCCGTTCGGCAACTACACCGTCACCCTGCGCATCTACGAAGACGGCGTGCTGGTGCGCAGCGAAGACGCGCCCTTCGACAAGGGCGGCGACTGGGCCGACAGCAGCGTGCAGTGGTTCCTGCAGGGCGGCCGCCGCAGCGAGCGCCGCAGCGCCCAGTTCGACGGCGAGATGTCCGCAATGGGCGGCGTGCGCGTGCCGCTGGGGCGCAGCGCCACTGTCACCGCCGGTGTGGCCGACCTGGGCGGCTTCAGCTACGGCGAGCTGCGCGTGGACCTGCGCCGGTTGTTCGCCACGCAGGAAATCCGCGCCAGCTTCAGCGGCATGCACGGCAGCGATGGCAGCAGCGGGCAGCAGTATCAGCTGTCCTACCGCCGCCGTGCGTCGTGGAATCTGTACCAGCAGCGCATGCGCGGCAAGGCATGCGAATTCCGCGACGATGCACGCGACCAGTTGGGCTGCGTCGATTCGCTCAGCGCCTCGGTGGCGCTGCCGGTGGCCGGGGGCAATGCCTACCTGGCCTATACCCGGCGCCAGAGCTGGCGGCAGGGCGTGGGCGTGCCCGGCGATATCGACGATCCGCTGTATGGCCTGGACCCGCTGCTGCCGCCGTGGGCGCCGCAGCCCAGCCGCGAACCGCAGCTCAGCCGCACCTGGCAGGCCAGCTACAACCGCAGCCAGCGCTGGGGCGATTTCAGTGCGTCCACCCGCTTGGGCGTGTGGCAGCAGCACAACGACGGCAGCCTGCGCAGCAGCCGCGATCGCGGTGTGTTCCTCACCCTTACCCTGACCCGCCTGCAGCAGGGCGAGCGCGGCAACGCGCAGCGCCGCTACGGGCTGGATCTGCGCCAGCCGCAGCACCAGCGCCCGGACCTGACCTACAGCGTGGCGCAGAGCCTGCGCCAGGACCACGATGACCAGTTCCGCGAACTGTCCGCCGAACTGCGCGGCAACAACAGCGACCGCTACAGCGCCACGTTGAGCGCGCAGGTGCAGAACCGCATCGGCCACACCGGCGCGACGGTGTCGCGCTACCAGCAGCGCGGCCGCGACGAGATGGCCTACAGCGCCACCCACAGTTCCGGCGTCGCGCTGGGCTCGCGCGGGCTGTACTGGGGCGGTGGCCTGGGTGCCGACGCGGGGCTGGCCGTACAGGTCGATGGCACCGACGATCTGGAGCTGACCGGCGTGGCCGCCGAGCTGCAGGTGGGCGGCCTGCGCCGCCAGCGCCTGCAGCTGGGCGAACGCCGCCTGCTGCCACTGCCGGCTTACCAATCGCACCGCGCCGAAGTGCAGGACGCCAGCGCGCTGGACAGCATCGCCTCCATCCGGCTGAGCGGCGCGGGCGGCGCACGCCCGCTGTTCCTGCCGCCGGGCAAGCTGATGCGCATGCCAGTTCCGATTGAAGTGACCTACACCTTCATCGGCAACGCGCAGGACCTGGCCGGCACGCCGCTGCGCGGCGCCCGCATCCTCAACGCACCGGTGCCGGGCACCGGCAGCAACGGCGGCTTCGTGGCCGACTTCCCGCGCCGCGAGACGGTGCTGTACCTGCTGCAGGACGACCGCCTGCTGCAATGCCCGCTGCAGATACGCGAACGCCGCCAGGTGGTGCTGCTGGTGGGAGCCGTGCGGTGCGAACCGCTGAACGTGGCGCAGCTGCCGGCGGACATCCGCCAGCAGGCGCGGGTGACGCGGTTGCTGCAGGAAAAGGCGTTGATTGCCAGCAGCCAGCAGGCCGCAGCGGGAGGTGCGCGATGA
- a CDS encoding pilus assembly protein, giving the protein MHPVLSCLFACALLLAVAPAHANLTVHPMRTSVEARKGAQIRVYSQSTTAQYVQATVRRIDDPASTDEQEIEIEPADAAIAITPGKFALAGGGNRLIRVIPLQPVEKETAYRVYFEGVRGPDDAEPDDPATRAAVGMSLIWGALVNVVPANGHVDVRVQGNNLVNAGTLRVGLTSVADCDAAGACTAHDVSRSLYPGASLQLPFTPKPGHRLQLRYRLTRDGYREHVQALAL; this is encoded by the coding sequence ATGCATCCTGTTTTGTCCTGCCTGTTCGCCTGCGCGCTGTTGCTTGCCGTCGCGCCCGCCCACGCCAACCTCACCGTGCATCCGATGCGTACCTCGGTCGAGGCCCGGAAGGGCGCGCAGATCCGCGTGTACTCGCAATCCACCACGGCGCAGTACGTGCAGGCCACCGTTCGCCGCATCGACGATCCGGCCAGCACTGACGAGCAGGAAATCGAGATCGAGCCAGCCGACGCTGCCATTGCCATCACCCCGGGCAAGTTCGCCCTGGCCGGTGGCGGCAATCGCCTGATCCGGGTCATTCCGCTGCAGCCGGTGGAGAAGGAGACCGCCTACCGCGTCTACTTCGAAGGTGTGCGCGGTCCTGATGACGCCGAGCCGGACGATCCGGCTACCCGCGCTGCCGTGGGCATGAGCCTGATCTGGGGGGCGCTGGTGAACGTGGTGCCGGCCAACGGGCACGTAGACGTGCGCGTGCAGGGCAACAACCTGGTCAATGCCGGAACCCTGCGCGTGGGCCTGACCAGCGTGGCCGACTGCGATGCGGCCGGCGCCTGCACCGCCCATGACGTCTCACGCAGCCTGTACCCCGGTGCATCCCTGCAATTGCCCTTTACCCCGAAGCCCGGCCATCGCCTGCAGCTGCGCTATCGGTTGACCCGCGATGGCTATCGCGAACACGTGCAGGCCCTCGCGCTCTGA
- a CDS encoding Fic family protein — protein sequence MKLPAPAPDLVTLTRKYGESLGRILDARIGPEVNGAYEHWDKQRHRAPPPGLSAEQWWLGIAWTRAALLKPLPLLLDKTQQPFKLALTDSMQRRLHFIDREAAGSVQGVDAASGQGRFLMRSLIEEAMTSSQLEGASTTRAVAKEMLSTGRAPRDPSERMIYNNYVAMNVIRERGVRPITATEILELHSILTDGTLELTSDSGRFRTAEDNVAVFDRGSPPTLLHIPPPAEEVPARIERLCQFINEESTPFIHPVAKAIAVHFQIGYDHPFVDGNGRTARALFYWAMMNAGYWMTEYFSISSVLKKSPGKYMRAYLYTESDNQDLGYFVSQQLEAIEQSIQGLHAYIARKHAEDQAARRMLRTARLGGVLLNHRQRALLANALKDPDRTYTVASHQAAHTITYPTALKDLNGLVAAGLVSKERVGKASEYFVLPGLSERLAL from the coding sequence ATGAAGCTGCCCGCCCCGGCGCCGGATCTGGTCACCCTGACCCGCAAGTACGGCGAGAGCCTCGGCCGCATTCTTGATGCGCGCATCGGACCAGAGGTGAATGGCGCCTACGAGCACTGGGACAAGCAGCGTCACAGGGCTCCCCCGCCGGGTCTTAGCGCCGAGCAATGGTGGCTGGGCATCGCCTGGACGCGCGCGGCTTTGCTCAAGCCCCTGCCGCTGTTGCTGGACAAGACGCAACAACCCTTCAAGCTTGCGCTCACCGATTCGATGCAGCGCCGACTGCACTTCATTGACCGCGAGGCTGCAGGCTCCGTGCAGGGGGTGGATGCCGCCAGCGGCCAAGGGCGTTTCCTGATGCGCTCACTGATCGAAGAAGCGATGACCTCGTCGCAGCTGGAAGGTGCTTCAACCACGCGGGCCGTGGCGAAGGAGATGTTGAGCACCGGTCGCGCCCCGCGCGACCCATCCGAGCGGATGATCTACAACAACTACGTCGCGATGAACGTCATCCGCGAACGCGGCGTACGCCCCATCACAGCAACCGAGATTCTGGAGCTGCATAGCATCCTCACGGACGGCACGCTGGAGCTGACAAGCGACAGTGGACGCTTCAGGACTGCAGAAGACAACGTTGCAGTCTTCGACCGTGGCTCTCCCCCCACGCTGCTGCACATTCCTCCCCCGGCCGAAGAAGTGCCGGCGCGGATCGAGCGGCTTTGCCAGTTCATCAACGAAGAAAGTACGCCCTTCATTCACCCGGTCGCCAAAGCCATCGCCGTGCACTTCCAGATCGGCTACGACCATCCTTTCGTGGACGGCAACGGCCGCACCGCGCGCGCATTGTTCTACTGGGCGATGATGAACGCTGGCTACTGGATGACCGAGTACTTCTCCATTTCCAGCGTGTTGAAAAAGTCACCCGGCAAATACATGCGCGCCTACCTGTACACCGAAAGTGACAACCAGGATCTGGGTTACTTCGTCTCCCAGCAACTGGAGGCAATCGAGCAGTCGATCCAAGGACTGCATGCCTACATCGCCAGGAAGCATGCAGAGGATCAAGCCGCGCGACGCATGCTGCGTACCGCACGGCTGGGCGGCGTGCTGCTCAATCATCGACAGCGCGCGCTTTTGGCCAATGCACTGAAAGACCCCGACCGGACCTACACGGTCGCCAGCCACCAGGCGGCGCACACCATTACCTATCCGACCGCATTGAAGGATTTGAATGGTTTGGTGGCAGCGGGGCTGGTCAGCAAGGAACGCGTCGGCAAAGCATCGGAGTATTTCGTGCTGCCAGGGCTGTCAGAACGGCTCGCCCTGTAG